In Harpia harpyja isolate bHarHar1 chromosome Z, bHarHar1 primary haplotype, whole genome shotgun sequence, a single window of DNA contains:
- the RHOA gene encoding transforming protein RhoA has protein sequence MAAIRKKLVIVGDGACGKTCLLIVFSKDQFPEVYVPTVFENYVADIEVDGKQVELALWDTAGQEDYDRLRPLSYPDTDVILMCFSIDSPDSLENIPEKWTPEVKHFCPNVPIILVGNKKDLRNDEHTRRELAKMKQEPVKPEEGRDMANRIGAFGYMECSAKTKDGVREVFEMATRAALQARRGKKKSGCLVL, from the exons ATGGCAGCCATTCGAAAAAAGCTGGTTATAGTGGGTGATGGTGCCTGTGGAAAGACCTGTCTGCTGATTGTATTTAGCAAAGACCAGTTCCCTGAAGTGTATGTTCCCACCGTCTTTGAAAATTATGTAGCAGATATCGAAGTGGATGGAAAGCAG GTTGAGTTGGCTTTGTGGGATACAGCAGGACAAGAAGACTATGATCGACTTAGACCGCTTTCTTATCCAGATACTGATGTTATACTTATGTGTTTTTCAATTGATAGTCCTGATAGTTTAG aaaacatccCAGAGAAGTGGACCCCAGAGGTGAAGCATTTCTGCCCCAACGTGCCTATCATCTTGGTAGGAAACAAGAAGGACCTGAGGAATGACGAGCACACAAGACGAGAGCTGGCCAAAATGAAGCAG GAGCCTGTCAAACCCGAAGAAGGAAGAGATATGGCAAACCGCATTGGTGCATTTGGGTATATGGAGTGTTCGGCAAAGACCAAAGACGGTGTGAGGGAGGTTTTTGAAATGGCCACTAGAGCTGCTTTGCAAGCCCGGCGTGGCAAGAAAAAGTCCGGGTGCCTTGTCTTATAA